The Candida dubliniensis CD36 chromosome 5, complete sequence genome has a window encoding:
- a CDS encoding tRNA pseudouridine synthase, putative (Similar to S. cerevisiae PUS4;~In S. cerevisiae: atalyzes only the formation of pseudouridine-55 (Psi55), a highly conserved tRNA modification, in mitochondrial and cytoplasmic tRNAs) translates to MNGVFAVYKPSGITSAKFIETIQSKFTKSEVFAKDLQEMKDKIRSDLSRDRKWKPHKIEKKIASTKVKIGHGGTLDPLASGILVVGVGLGTKKLQYYLAECQKTYETKALLGISTTTGDSEGEIVSKNKIDHITSELIDSTVEKFIGDIKQTPPIFSALKVNGKPLYEYARQGLPLPTNIKVRDVTVNSITVIKEDSLKTDHEFTKLESELDENGVPKEHGLKDNPTLNDSPLFFSKQYLEKAEKEGLPKETGKPKLLPDDESLPEKLPMIHFISDVSSGTYIRSLISDIGRAMESSAYMVELIRTKQSEWELGKNVFRLEDFEKDERIWGPVLKKVFEKGGSEIQDLNKEFEEMSKTLESSVKKENKDSTSETIPQKRSIDEVEK, encoded by the coding sequence ATGAATGGGGTATTTGCAGTGTATAAACCGTCAGGCATTACGTCTGccaaatttattgaaacaattcAGAGCAAGTTCACCAAATCAGAAGTATTTGCTAAAGACTTACAAGAGATGAAAGACAAAATAAGATCGGATCTTAGTCGTGATAGAAAATGGAAACCACACAAAattgagaaaaaaattgccTCGACTAAAGTGAAGATTGGTCATGGAGGGACATTAGATCCATTGGCAAGTGGGATTTTAGTCGTTGGTGTTGGCTTGGGCACGAAAAAACTACAATACTACCTAGCTGAATGTCAAAAAACGTATGAGACAAAAGCGTTGTTGGGGATATCTACCACCACGGGGGATTCAGAAGGGGAAATTGTtagcaaaaacaaaattgacCACATTACCCTGGAATTAATAGACAGTACTGtggaaaaatttattggtGATATTAAACAAACCCCACCCATTTTCTCAGCATTAAAAGTCAATGGAAAACCACTTTATGAGTATGCTCGACAAGGATTGCCATTGCCCACAAATATCAAAGTAAGGGATGTGACTGTCAATAGTATTACCGTTATCAAAGAAGATTCATTGAAAACTGATCACGAATTTACAAAGTTGGAAAGTGAGTTAGACGAAAATGGTGTTCCCAAAGAACACGGATTGAAAGATAATCCAACTTTAAATGACTCGCCTTTATTCTTTTCCAAACAATATTTGGAAAAAGCTGAAAAAGAAGGTCTACCTAAGGAAACTGGAAAACCAAAATTGTTACCGGATGACGAATCTTTACCCGAGAAATTGCCTATGATTCATTTCATCAGTGATGTGTCATCTGGTACTTATATTAGAAGTTTGATTAGCGATATCGGTAGAGCTATGGAGTCCAGTGCATATATGGTGGAATTGATCAGAACAAAACAATCTGAATGGGAGTTGGGTAAAAATGTTTTCAGActtgaagattttgaaaaagatgaaaGAATATGGGGTCCAGTGTTAAAAAAGGTTTTTGAAAAAGGTGGTTCTGAAATACAAGACTTGAACAAAGAGTTTGAAGAAATGTCCAAGACTCTAGAATCTCTGGTCAAAAAGGAAAATAAAGATTCAACTTCAGAAACTATTCCTCAAAAAAGGTCTATTgatgaagttgaaaaataa
- a CDS encoding Ras modification protein, putative (Similar to S. cerevisiae SHR5;~In S. cerevisiae: adds a palmitoyl lipid moiety to heterolipidated substrates such as Ras1p and Ras2p through a thioester linkage;~spliced gene): protein MNETKTDSSVIPDQSIQELVFFNYHEYLVPGSDDTSLVINHFPNTHTVLSSSSFNETRIIRIPRVYHTVQFPDLIPQFSSYYPGTEPGAITSTQSTSGSFEGNNFNESSSIPSLEGIISKNEFENIVNLVNESLVVAFNPMSKRILLENLLDLLSGGLFVGLLNLLGIYSFTKRKLIDLENQINSINQINEKKGVDFKIISPRVTGYLSVNVKEYMKNLYWATMWW, encoded by the exons ATGAATGAGACCAAGACAGATTCTTCTGTCATTCCAGATCAATCTATTCAAGAGTTGGTTTTTTTCAACTATCACGAATATTTGGTTCCAGGTTCAGATGACACTTCATTAGTGATTAATCATTTCCCAAATACACACACAGTCCTTTCCTCCAGCTCCTTTAATGAAACTAGAATCATTCGGATTCCTCGTGTATATCATACAGTTCAATTTCCTGATTTAATCCCACAATTTTCAAGTTACTACCCCGGCACAGAGCCAGGTGCAATCACTCTGACACAATCTACCAGTGGATCTTTTGAGggtaataattttaatgaaaGCTCGTCAATTCCCAGTTTGGAAGGCATTATACTGAagaatgaatttgaaaatatagTCAACCTAGTCAATGAATCACTTGTGGTTGCATTTAATCCAATGAGCAAGAGAATATTACTTGAAAACTTATTGGATCTACTATCTGGAGGGTTGTTTGTGggtttattaaatttacttgggatttattcatttacgaaaagaaaactaaTCGATCTagaaaaccaaatcaattctattaaccaaattaatgaaaagaaGGGTGTAGACTTTAAGATTATATCGCCAAGAGTCACTGGATATTTATCT GTAAATGTTAAAGAATACATGAAAAATCTATACTGGGCGACAATGTGGTGGTGA
- a CDS encoding phosphatase, putative (Similar to S. cerevisiae POA1;~In S. cerevisiae: phosphatase that is highly specific for ADP-ribose 1''-phosphate, a tRNA splicing metabolite; may have a role in regulation of tRNA splicing) — MIQYIKGDLFTHTIPAGKKVILAHACNTHGSWGGGIAAVFRKRFPKANNKYSQYCHKNTNLLGTSFIIESDQPSILIACLFTSDFNQTPEQIVNFTKQSIADLARKVSDNQEVERSDGKVVINMPKINAGIFGVPWEDTEQALQGFDNLHFNVYVI, encoded by the coding sequence ATGATTCAATACATTAAAGGTGATTTATTTACACACACAATTCCAGCTGGTAAAAAAGTGATTCTCGCACATGCATGTAATACCCATGGATCGTGGGGAGGGGGTATAGCTGCTGTGTTCCGAAAGAGATTTCCTAAAGCAAACAATAAGTATAGTCAATATTGTCATAAGAATACTAATCTATTGGGTACATCTTTTATCATTGAGTCAGACCAACCAAGTATACTTATTGCATGTCTTTTCACGAGTGATTTCAACCAAACACCAGAACAAATTGTCAATTTCACCAAACAATCTATTGCTGACTTGGCAAGAAAGGTATCTGACAACCAAGAAGTGGAGAGATCTGATGGCAAAGTTGTTATTAACATGCCCAAGATCAATGCGGGTATATTTGGTGTTCCATGGGAAGATACCGAACAGGCTTTACAAGGGTTTGATAATTTGCATTTCAATGTTTATgtaatttga
- a CDS encoding GTPase, putative (Similar to S. cerevisiae VPS1;~In S. cerevisiae: dynamin-like GTPase required for vacuolar sorting; also involved in actin cytoskeleton organization, late Golgi-retention of some proteins, regulating peroxisome biogenesis) produces MDETLIATINKLQDALAPLGGGSSSPVDLPQITVVGSQSSGKSSVLENVVGRDFLPRGTGIVTRRPLVLQLINRRPSKDSKKASDLIDVNSSESTGGQSENNADEWGEFLHLPGKKFFNFEDIRNEIVRETDAKTGKNLGISPVPINLRIYSPHVLTLTLVDLPGLTKVPVGDQPKDIERQIKDMIMKFISKPNAIILSVNAANTDLANSDGLKLAREVDPEGARTIGVLTKVDLMDQGTDVIDILAGRVIPLRFGYVPVINRGQKDIEAKKTIRDALKDERNFFENHPSYRAKAQFCGTPYLAKKLNGILLHHIKSTLPDIKMRIEHSLKKYQQELAMLGPEMAESPASIALSMITNFTKDYTGILDGESNELSSQELSGGARISFVFHEIFKNGINAIDPFDQIKDADIRTIMHNTSGSAPSLFVGTQAFEVLVRQQIKRLEEPSVRCINLIFDELVRILSQIISQPQYSRYPGLKEQLSQNFILYLRDLLVPTTEFVNDIIQAEETYVNTAHPDLLKGTQAMSIVEEKFHPKPQVAVDPKTGKPLPPSQQPAQATSPKPEDGTSNGFFGGFFSSKNKKRLQQMEAPPPVLRATGTMSERETMETEVIKLLISSYYNIVKRTVSDVVPKAIMLKLINKSKDEIQKTLLEKLYSSPDLDDLVKENELTVQKRKECVRMVEVLRNASEIVSSV; encoded by the coding sequence ATGGATGAGACGTTAATTGCTACCATTAACAAATTACAAGATGCATTGGCTCCTTTAGGTGGTGGATCATCCTCACCAGTAGACTTGCCTCAAATCACTGTTGTCGGATCCCAATCTAGTGGTAAATCGTCAGTATTAGAAAATGTTGTTGGTAGAGATTTCTTACCTAGAGGAACAGGTATTGTTACCAGAAGGCCCTTGGTTTTACAATTAATCAACAGAAGACCAAGCAAGGATTCGAAGAAAGCTAgtgatttgattgatgtTAATTCTTCAGAAAGTACGGGTGGTCAATCAGAAAACAATGCTGATGAATGGGGTGAATTCTTACATTTGCCAGGAAAaaagtttttcaattttgaagatATCAGAAACGAAATTGTTAGAGAAACTGATGCCAAAACAGGTAAGAATTTGGGTATTTCACCAGTGCCAATCAATTTGAGAATTTATTCTCCTCACGTTTTAACGTTAACTTTGGTTGATTTGCCAGGGTTGACAAAAGTTCCAGTTGGTGACCAACCTAAGGATATTGAAAGACAAATCAAAGAtatgattatgaaattTATTTCCAAGCCCAACGCAATTATCTTGTCTGTCAATGCTGCCAATACAGATTTGGCCAATTCGGATGGGTTGAAATTAGCAAGAGAAGTTGACCCTGAAGGTGCAAGAACTATTGGTGTTTTAACCAAAGTGGATTTAATGGATCAAGGTACCGATGTTATTGACATCTTGGCTGGGCGAGTCATCCCATTGAGATTTGGTTATGTTCCAGTGATAAACAGAGGTCAAAAGGATATTGAAGCTAAGAAAACCATCAGAGATGCATTAAAGGATGAAAGAAACTTTTTCGAAAACCATCCATCATACAGAGCCAAAGCCCAATTCTGTGGTACGCCTTACTTGGCcaagaaattgaatggTATTTTGTTGCACCACATCAAGAGTACTTTACCTGATATCAAGATGAGAATTGAGCattcattgaaaaaatacCAGCAGGAATTAGCCATGCTTGGTCCTGAAATGGCCGAGTCGCCAGCATCAATTGCATTGAGTATGATTACTAATTTCACGAAAGATTACACTGGGATTTTAGATGGTGAATCTAATGAATTAAGTTCTCAAGAATTGAGTGGTGGTGCCCgtatttcttttgttttccaTGAAATTTTCAAGAATGGGATTAATGCCATCGATCCATTCGATCAAATTAAAGATGCTGATATTAGAACTATTATGCATAACACCTCGGGGTCAGCTCCATCGTTGTTTGTAGGTACCCAAGCATTTGAGGTTTTGGTAAgacaacaaattaaaagattGGAAGAGCCTTCAGTTAGATgtatcaatttgattttcgaTGAGTTGGTCAGAATTTTGTCACAAATCATCAGCCAACCACAATATTCCAGATACCCGGGTTTGAAAGAGCAATTGTCTCagaattttattttatactTGAGAGACTTGTTGGTTCCAACCACTGAATTTGTTAATGATATAATTCAAGCTGAAGAAACATACGTTAACACTGCTCATCCAGACTTGTTAAAAGGAACACAAGCAATGTCTATTGTGGAAGAGAAATTTCATCCAAAACCTCAAGTTGCAGTTGATCCTAAGACTGGTAAACCATTGCCACCAAGTCAACAACCAGCACAAGCCACATCTCCTAAACCAGAAGACGGAACTTCTAATGGATTTTTCGGTGGATTCTTCTCtagcaaaaacaaaaagagaTTGCAACAAATGGAGGCTCCACCTCCAGTATTGAGGGCCACAGGTACTATGAGTGAAAGAGAAACTATGGAAACCGAAGttatcaaattattgatcTCTTCATACTATAATATTGTTAAGCGTACTGTTAGTGATGTTGTTCCTAAAGCCATtatgttgaaattgatcaacaaaTCCAAGGATGAGATCCAAAAGACTTTATTGGAGAAGTTGTACAGCAGTCCAGACTTGGATGATTTGGTTAAAGAAAACGAACTTACTGTTCAAAAGAGAAAGGAATGCGTTAGAATGGTCGAAGTGTTGAGAAACGCTAGTGAAATTGTTTCTAGTGTTTAG